TTGAATCTGTTCCGATCTTTCTGACTCTCTCTGTTGATCACGTCTCAAAGAATCTTGGTATCTCGAATCCTGTTGTTGCCTTATCAATCTCTGCATTTCAACATTCTGCCTTTGTTGGCGCAATTGAATCAGTCGAGGATAATTCTTGGAGAATATAGTCTCCAAATCTTGAGGCATATAGTTAGAAATAGAACCTTCAACTCTCGCAACTAattctattttcttttccgCTTTTAAGGAAATTATTCCAAGTAAGGGATATTGTCTAATTTTTAGTGCATTTGAAACCTGTAATCCTTCAGAAGTAGTGACATCACCAAACCATAATAATACCTGGTACTTCCTTATCATGTTAACAAAAGTTTCTGAGCACAGTATTTTATTAACATAATCCATATGATTATCCAGAAGCGGATCATGCAAATAAATTACTCCAAATTTTACTTGTTCACTACAAGCATCCAATAGTTCAGTATAACTGCTTTGCATAATACTTTTTAAAAACGTTCCATTTTCTGGATTATACAAGGAGCCAAAACTGAACTGAACTCCACTGTTTTGATTGTTCCTCGCATCTTCACTGTTTCTATTATCGTCAATGTTTCCATTAGCTTCGGAACACGTTACAATTTGAGATTCGttttctaaattttctAAGAGACAATTTAACTGAGAACTATGATCTAGCAAACGATTGTGCTTTCTCTGGTAGAATCCATGAAATCTTAACAAAGGTTTCAAAAGACGTGAACTTCGGATTATGAAATTCAATAAGTAATAAAGAACTATCAGGGGAGCTTGGAAGAGAAAGTGAAGTACCGACTTTGTGTATCTATCCCGGTTCTGTGTTGGTTCGTTTGCACTGTTATTTTGATCATCTGCTCTTCCATTCATATCAGTAGGTGGTTCTTCCCTAAAAGCTCCTGGAATCTGAATAAAGGGCTCCTCATTATTTCCAAAAGTCTGTCTAAATAAGTCCATGCTTATAAGATAATCGTAAATTTTAGTCAAACTATCTAGTAGAATGATAAGTAAGAAAACTTAGAATAAGATAGCTTGGTTCATCCGTTATAATAGACAAGGGTATATTATATGCCTTATTACGATTTCGCTCTGATAATGTCGTTTTAAAAAGCGGTAACCGAAGTGTCGAATAAGCATTAACAAAACCACCAAGTGAAATGGAAGTAGTTAAAATATAAGAGATTACCAAAAACTAAAGATAGGTACATAGATGTGTTATATGGATGATATTAAGGAGGTAAACCGGAATCAAAGTAGTGTATAAATCTTCTTACGTTTTCTGTTGGTAAACCGTAGACAGGGTTGACATCGGTAAGTTCTGATGACACAATTTGACGGTTTGGAAtacatttgattttatGTGGAGGATCATTAGAAGCGCAAGTGTATAAACTCTCAGTCACTGCGAGTCCTAATAGGCAATAATTTGTATGGTAGAAATCAGAGTGAGCTCCTGGTTTATCTCTCAAGCCAGgctgttctttttcttgacaACATAATAGTATATATTCCCGGAGAgcatttttatcaaaacaCTGGCCATACCCTAATGCCTCAAGTATGGCAGCTGAGGCCCCAACCCAAAAACTGTAGCAACCATCGACAAGTTTGTTGCTTCTTCCGCAAAATCCTCGCTCTTCTTGTAGCTGACGAGCACTACACCACTCTAATAGTTTTTCTACATTAATCACATTCAAAGATCTTAGAATAGCTAGACTTGCTGTAGCACAGAAAGTATACCCTCCGTGTGCTTCGTCTACGTGAGGACAACTGCCGAATCCACCCTCATAGCTTTGacattctttcaaataacCCAATACACCTTCAGTAAGTTCATCTGTAAGGATATTTAATAGTGCTGCAATGCTTAAGGCACAGTATATACCTCTTGTGTCTACCTCTCCAACTTCCAAACAGGTCTTAAATCCTCCATTAGGTTCTTTCAAAGACAGCAGCCATTCGTAAATTCTTCTCCGGTCAATTCTGTCCCAGCAGCCATCTATATTATCACAAAGTGATAAAACGTTAATTGCAGCATATGTACTGGCCAAATGAGGTAATTGCCCTGGTCCTCCACCAAAGGGTCCTCCTGAACTACTAATGGAAAAAAGCTTATTcacaatttttcttttgacaCCGTCTGAAAGCCAGTCTTTGTCCATCaccttcaaagaattaGCAATCCAATATAGCATCCATGGTTGAGAAGCATCTAGTGCGGTCATTTGTGGAGGTAACGAAATTTCAAAGGCAACATCTAAGTACATCTTGTGGAACTCTTTCGTGAGAGTGGGTCCGTCAGGGTTTCTACCATTTTCATATATCTCTAACACACTTTGTAGTACTTCATGCCGTGCTTCAGTTGTGACCGTctccaattctttcaaCAATGGTTGGATTGTGTGACTTGTATCTAAATCGGTCAGATCGACGACTTTCTCCATTACTGGTCTCTTTCTTCCTAATAAAGCTGTGTTTATAAATTTAGCCCTAGCTATGGATCTTCCTACCCTCTGTCGCATACGCTTTGATTACTTTAGGTTTTATAGGCAATGCAGTTGTTTGTTCATAGGAACGGCGATGAAATGGACCCTTGCTTGGTATCTCAGTCACTTTCGCGTGTTTTAGTTTGAAACTTCTCAATGAGGCAGCTGCTTATGTGAAAGAAATTTAACTGCGAGACAAGACAGTCTCCTTCCTATTTTCACCACTGACCAGAGATAGTTGAAGAGGAAACGATAATCAAGGTACGAGTGTATTGAGTCGTGAGTTTGATTAGGGCAGAGACGGATATAGTGATCCCTTACATTAGCGGAAGTAGGGAAAAATAGCCCAgcaataaacaaagaaaagagtcGTTACTATACTGAAAACCATAACTCCATCAAAACAGGTGGTACATTTTTTCTAGTTTGATTTAGCAGCACTTATAGGGCAGCGAAAGGAACACCCTGGCGAACTTTACTGTGAATTGAGAAGCTTTACGTATAAAAAATCAGCAGTGAAATGGATTCAAATGGAGAGATAAATGACCTATATAGTCATTCGGAGTTGATTAATGAAGAAACGGAATCAAAACTGGCATGGGTTAAGAGGTGGTATCAGCTAATCGCCTCCCCTTTAGATTTGCAGCTAgtaataaatgaaaagttgGAGATGATAGATTGGGATGCGTATGCCAAAAGCCTAGCTAAGCCATTAGGGAACTTTTTAACgacacttttttttatcatgaGACTCTTACAAGACAATTTGATCAAGCCCAATTATTACAAGCTTAATGTCAAGTCAGACGCTTTCGATCTTTCCAAATCTAGCAAATTAAAAGAGTTTGATCATTTATGGGAAATATCTTCtagttttcaaaatggtAATCAATTTTATGcttttcaatctttttatttcattacTCTCAGATTTATGGATAATCTTTTTAAATGTGCTATTATAATCTTTTTGTCCCTAAACCTTTATCTAACTTATAGATTCATGTTTGGATATTTTAAAACTTATAATTTATTCCATTTGAGAAAGGAGttcaattcttcaaacCTAACTAAACATAACCTGAGTTACTTGAGTAAAGAATACTATGAAGATGTTTACAAAAAGTCATTGTGGTCTATGTtaaagcatttttttaaaggaTCTGGCGATGATACACCTCATATTGAtcaagatgatgatgaaatattCTATCagttaaaaaaatggactCCGACCAAGTTTATGATTAATCTTTTTGTATCGTTCTCACCAACAGCGATTGTATTTTTGAGCCTTTCCGATGTTTCGTTTACCACTGTGATTGCTTTGATCTTACATCAATATATCTTAGATTATGTCATAACTAATAGATTCCAAAGAAGTGTGGAAGATGAGTTGATCTTATCAAGTGCAGCTTTGCAAGAATATGAAGACAAGCATATAATGTCACGAATAAATCAATATAGTAGCAAGGACACCATATCATCTAGTAGAGGCGCTAAATCTAAAACACCAAGAATATTCACCACTCATTCATTACGTggagaagaaattagagaggtatataattacaaaaaaaaggaatttgAGGTATTGCCTAAAATAACTGACAATTGGCGAGGACCCCGAGAAGCCAGAGtaaaaaactttgaagGCATTTCTCAAGTATTCGGTAATGACATCCATTCTTTTGATTCCCAGCTTTCTTCCCAGCTCTACCCATATTTCGGCGAGAAATTTCCAAACAATGAATATATTAGATTAAcatcaaaacaaaattcaaagaaggaTGAAGCTTACCTGCCAAATCAAGACCAGAATAcatcaaaatctttgaGCCCTTTAAGAAAAACACCCTTGAGCACAAGACagaaaagttttgaagGTTCAGAATTGAATGCATTGAATAGAGATGGTATCAAGGTCATTCTTTGCTCgccaaaaaagaagaacattAACAAAGAATAGAAGAAATGTCTCAATTATTTCGAATTATATATAGGtaagtaaaaaaataataatacaatGCCGTTTATAATATTCTCAATAGTTGCCAGGACAATCACATATCGTGATATACTTGAAACTCTGAAATTTTATAGGTGATTAGTTGATCAATGTCTGTTATAGATCATTCCAACCAAATAACCAATTACTTAGTTTATGCATGAAGCCAGCAGGTTCGTTATTTCTATAACTCTCTTCATTCAGGCGCATTTTGGATTCTAAATTCTGCAGTACGGTCGGAATTTTCGAGTTGAGGCTTGTGTTGTGGATGGATAACAATTTCTCATCCATTCCATCTAATTGCTTTTTGAGAGAATTTGTCTTTTTGGGGCTTGGAAAGATTATTCCCTTACCAATATTTACTGCAGAAAAGTTGACGTCTTTTCTTAGCAGAGCATCGTTGGTTAGCAATATGTTGGACGGGGACGGAGTGCTCGATGTCGATGATGTCGAAGGGCTCTGATACATAGGAACATTAAATTCCCCAATGTCATCAATGTTATCAATTTTGCAACCGGCTAGTTGCTCTACCACGTCCCTGGAATATGGGATACAACCAATTAAAGCGCCGTGGAATATGcttccattttcttgtaaTGCTCTCAAAGCACAAGATGGAGAATTATAAGTGAGTTTGACCCAACTTTCACCGGTGAATATTGGATATTTTCTGTTACTCAATTCATCATCTCTACCTTTAAAAGTAATGGATTTGTTAGCAGCAGAATCACTTTGTTCACTGCTTGTATCGCTATTGTGGAGTATTCTGAAGGAGTTTGGGCTGAGCCCGCGACTCAAACGCAAAACCTGAAAATCCTCCATAATGGGACCAAAATGGGAAAAGTGCTCAATCAGTTCATTGGAAATTGATTCGGGGTAACCAAATACGACAACTGCACTTAAGTTTGTAGATTTGATAGAGATTTCGTGAGCCTTGTTAATGTTTGTATCCGCAGTATTGTAATTGTTATCTGAATGACTATTTTCAATGTTTGCTATTCTAACGTAAGAGTCTTTGTCAAAAACATTTGGAGTGTTCTTGGAATCATAGGCTGGgctatttatttttttggatgTAAATTTATTGGAAACAAATTGGGTTGTTAAAGACGGAATAGAACCGAATTCATCCTCACGTTGCCAGTCCTGTAAAGTAACGGTGGGTGGAATATCGTTGAAATTTGTTAAGAAGGAATTGATATCATTAGTAACCGCTGATTTGCTTCCTTCATTATGTTTGGAATCCTGATTCTGCTTACTGAAGCTTCTCATTGTAGTATTGATAGAAGATGAATCATCATTTTGATTAATGTCAGATGAACAGTTTTGCtttgttgttttccttCTTATCACCGTATGAGGAGtgaaccttttttttggatcATTCACCCAACTAGGATTACTTCCCTGACTATGATGGTTTGTGTTGTCGCTGTTATTACTtatgttattattgttgttgatgCTATTACTAATAATATCGctactgttattattgatgtttACGGTATTGGTAAGTGAGGTACCAAATCTTGAAGGGCCTGTACCAAAAGATGCGCTAAATTGGGAAcgttgctgttgctgttgaaGTGACGGCGGCTGTAGTGGAGCCTGAAACATCTGAGTGTTTTGTGGTGGTTGTGATGTAAGGCTTGCAAGCCCGCTATTGTTGTTGCTCGAATGTACTCCAAACATTTCAAATGTGCAGTTCCGTATTTAACACGTTacagagaagaaaataggTGCAAATAAAACGTTAGATAAAAAGCAACAAAATATACCTATCTTATCAGGCAATAGAAGATTCAAAGGTATGCGTTTGTTATTTGCAATGCTTCGAACCTACCTCTGCAAACACTAGTACTccttcaaacaaaaattttccaggaccagtttttttctatgCCCTACACAAAGCGTTTTCCGGGTAGTGCTGCAGCTGTCCTATTGGTGTTACCGGTTTGGTTATTCTTCATCAGCCGATGATAATCCTCTCTCATCTTGACGTATCCCAGATGGATCTTCCCCAGGAAGTGGTCAGCGAGCCTTCTGTCTGTGTCTAAACGTGATAGATACGCCCCGCACACCTCGCAGACCTGTAACTTTTGTTGAGCACTCTGACCAACGTTCTCCGTGATGTTTCTAACACGTTTGGCAACGTCTTTCCTTTTGCTCATTAGTTCTTGCAACTTCACCGACTGTAGCATGCCCATAGTGACTTCATCTGCATGGATCAAAGAATCAATCTCTTGTCCCATTAGACCTATCCGCGCATCCAAGACATCCAGTTCTTCAGTCACCTGCTGGATCTTCATTCGTTCCTCGGCGGTATGCTTTAAACTCTGCAACGCCAGAGATATCTGGCCATTACACTCGTTAACAAATCGAGACAGGATGGCAAGGTATTCCCTTTCGAATTCGGG
The Saccharomyces mikatae IFO 1815 strain IFO1815 genome assembly, chromosome: 4 genome window above contains:
- the ASM4 gene encoding FG-nucleoporin ASM4 (similar to Saccharomyces cerevisiae ASM4 (YDL088C) and NUP53 (YMR153W); ancestral locus Anc_2.369), which encodes MFGVHSSNNNSGLASLTSQPPQNTQMFQAPLQPPSLQQQQQRSQFSASFGTGPSRFGTSLTNTVNINNNSSDIISNSINNNNNISNNSDNTNHHSQGSNPSWVNDPKKRFTPHTVIRRKTTKQNCSSDINQNDDSSSINTTMRSFSKQNQDSKHNEGSKSAVTNDINSFLTNFNDIPPTVTLQDWQREDEFGSIPSLTTQFVSNKFTSKKINSPAYDSKNTPNVFDKDSYVRIANIENSHSDNNYNTADTNINKAHEISIKSTNLSAVVVFGYPESISNELIEHFSHFGPIMEDFQVLRLSRGLSPNSFRILHNSDTSSEQSDSAANKSITFKGRDDELSNRKYPIFTGESWVKLTYNSPSCALRALQENGSIFHGALIGCIPYSRDVVEQLAGCKIDNIDDIGEFNVPMYQSPSTSSTSSTPSPSNILLTNDALLRKDVNFSAVNIGKGIIFPSPKKTNSLKKQLDGMDEKLLSIHNTSLNSKIPTVLQNLESKMRLNEESYRNNEPAGFMHKLSNWLFGWNDL
- the UBX3 gene encoding clathrin-mediated endocytosis regulator UBX3 (similar to Saccharomyces cerevisiae UBX3 (YDL091C); ancestral locus Anc_2.365), whose translation is MDLFRQTFGNNEEPFIQIPGAFREEPPTDMNGRADDQNNSANEPTQNRDRYTKSVLHFLFQAPLIVLYYLLNFIIRSSRLLKPLLRFHGFYQRKHNRLLDHSSQLNCLLENLENESQIVTCSEANGNIDDNRNSEDARNNQNSGVQFSFGSLYNPENGTFLKSIMQSSYTELLDACSEQVKFGVIYLHDPLLDNHMDYVNKILCSETFVNMIRKYQVLLWFGDVTTSEGLQVSNALKIRQYPLLGIISLKAEKKIELVARVEGSISNYMPQDLETIFSKNYPRLIQLRQQRQNVEMQRLIRQQQDSRYQDSLRRDQQRESERSEQIQREQREREHERIENQWLLWRKGQLKPEPSPGKDASKVAIRLENGQRLVRKFDASLPTEEIYAFVELQLRGLLDSEGHTPFVEHPANYQHQYGFKLITPVPRRELDPSTKISDAGGIYPSGNIVMERLE
- the RAM1 gene encoding protein farnesyltransferase (similar to Saccharomyces cerevisiae RAM1 (YDL090C); ancestral locus Anc_2.366) yields the protein MRQRVGRSIARAKFINTALLGRKRPVMEKVVDLTDLDTSHTIQPLLKELETVTTEARHEVLQSVLEIYENGRNPDGPTLTKEFHKMYLDVAFEISLPPQMTALDASQPWMLYWIANSLKVMDKDWLSDGVKRKIVNKLFSISSSGGPFGGGPGQLPHLASTYAAINVLSLCDNIDGCWDRIDRRRIYEWLLSLKEPNGGFKTCLEVGEVDTRGIYCALSIAALLNILTDELTEGVLGYLKECQSYEGGFGSCPHVDEAHGGYTFCATASLAILRSLNVINVEKLLEWCSARQLQEERGFCGRSNKLVDGCYSFWVGASAAILEALGYGQCFDKNALREYILLCCQEKEQPGLRDKPGAHSDFYHTNYCLLGLAVTESLYTCASNDPPHKIKCIPNRQIVSSELTDVNPVYGLPTENVRRFIHYFDSGLPP
- the LUC7 gene encoding Luc7p (similar to Saccharomyces cerevisiae LUC7 (YDL087C); ancestral locus Anc_2.370), giving the protein MQYASNTPKEPHTIVNMSTMSTPAAEQRKLVEQLMGRDFSFRHNRYSHQKRDLGLHDPKICKSYLVGECPYDLFQGTKQSLGKCPQIHLAKHKIQYEREIKQGKTFPEFEREYLAILSRFVNECNGQISLALQSLKHTAEERMKIQQVTEELDVLDARIGLMGQEIDSLIHADEVTMGMLQSVKLQELMSKRKDVAKRVRNITENVGQSAQQKLQVCEVCGAYLSRLDTDRRLADHFLGKIHLGYVKMREDYHRLMKNNQTGNTNRTAAALPGKRFV
- the NUR1 gene encoding Nur1p (similar to Saccharomyces cerevisiae NUR1 (YDL089W); ancestral locus Anc_2.368), yielding MDSNGEINDLYSHSELINEETESKLAWVKRWYQLIASPLDLQLVINEKLEMIDWDAYAKSLAKPLGNFLTTLFFIMRLLQDNLIKPNYYKLNVKSDAFDLSKSSKLKEFDHLWEISSSFQNGNQFYAFQSFYFITLRFMDNLFKCAIIIFLSLNLYLTYRFMFGYFKTYNLFHLRKEFNSSNLTKHNLSYLSKEYYEDVYKKSLWSMLKHFFKGSGDDTPHIDQDDDEIFYQLKKWTPTKFMINLFVSFSPTAIVFLSLSDVSFTTVIALILHQYILDYVITNRFQRSVEDELILSSAALQEYEDKHIMSRINQYSSKDTISSSRGAKSKTPRIFTTHSLRGEEIREVYNYKKKEFEVLPKITDNWRGPREARVKNFEGISQVFGNDIHSFDSQLSSQLYPYFGEKFPNNEYIRLTSKQNSKKDEAYLPNQDQNTSKSLSPLRKTPLSTRQKSFEGSELNALNRDGIKVILCSPKKKNINKE